The Mauremys reevesii isolate NIE-2019 linkage group 13, ASM1616193v1, whole genome shotgun sequence genome contains a region encoding:
- the LOC120381094 gene encoding ribonuclease-like: MAPRGPRLTLLLPLILLAATLAQLSEGASYRQFVRQHVDYPKTGAPNDRIYCNLLMQRRGLTRPRCKPTNTFIHAPTGQLRNICGRGGRPVSGNLRDSIRSFGVTTCRVLPGSQPGRCRYRAATGVTRVRVACVRRLPVHLEPTYLP, translated from the coding sequence ATGGCCCCAAGGGGACCCCGCCTCACGCTCCTGCTGCCCCTCATCCTGCTGGCTGCCACCCTGGCCCAGCTCAGCGAAGGTGCCAGCTACCGGCAGTTTGTGAGACAACACGTTGACTACCCCAAGACCGGAGCGCCCAATGACAGGATCTACTGCAACCTCCTGATGCAGCGACGGGGCCTGACCCGCCCCCGATGCAAACCCACCAACACCTTCATCCACGCCCCCACCGGCCAGCTCCGAAACATCtgcggcaggggagggagacCTGTTAGTGGCAACCTCCGCGACAGCATCAGATCATTCGGCGTCACCACGTGCCGGGTGCTGCCTGGCTCCCAACCAGGGCGTTGTAGATACAGAGCTGCAACTGGAGTCACCAGAGTCCGCGTGGCCTGTGTCCGGCGGCTGCCCGTGCACTTGGAGCCAACATATCTGCCATGA